The DNA sequence aaaaaaaaagttaaatgggTATTGATACTTTTCAAGGCACTCTAACTGatttattcatcattttatGCATGaggataaaatattaaacaaaccGACTCATGAAGGGGCCAAAATCAGTAGATGAAATGTATAAATTATCATCCAATTTCTCTACTTTTGTGACATCTTTATGACCAATTCCTGTTCTAAGATCCTGGTTTCTTAATTTCTCTTCACAGGTTTAGGGATGTTATCCAGGCCAACGAGCCCGAGGTACACGAGGTTTCCGGCCACTTCCGTTCCGTCCTCCTGGAAACtctggatcagctgaaggaggAGCAGGAGACGCAGCGGCTGGCCCGCCAGTGGAACAACAAGCGAGCCATGAGCATGAACTTCAGGTCTCGGATCAAGATCAACCCGTTTGGAAGCACGACGGGCCTCACCACTGCGGTGGCCAGTGGGACGGGCCTGAGTGACCTCAAAACCGTCTCTGAGGATGTGGAGAAGGGGatggagagagaggagagggcGCAGAGGGTGTGGAGCATGCCCGACTTTAGATACAAAGGAAGCAGCGGCAGTAGTAGAGTTGTCTGATGTCTTAAAGGTGTTTTAAAGGACACGTGTTACAGGTGGACGTTTCAGTGGGACTGATATCTGAGACTTCATGTCTAACAGGTTCAAGGGCAAGGCAAGATTCTCTGTACCTTGCAACAAGTTTTCAGTACTTGAAGCAGTTAAATAAGTTGCCAGAGATTATATTTTGCAGTGATGTCTCTTATTTTGTAGAAATTTGGCATCAAAGCATTGAGCGCTATTTATACTGCAGCCTAATAGtattatttacaaattattgaagtaattttaaagcttttttgatGGGGGGTGATGTGGCTCCCTTGGTCAAAACAGAAAAGCTAAATGTGTGAAATGTCCATAAAGTGCAAAATGTTTCTGTAGGAGGCTCTTCTATACAGTTCAAAAGAGTGAGTCATCCTCCATATGTGAAAACCGCACACAAGGACTTACTAGCAGAATGCACCCAAGGTTAGAAAATTGAAAGCTTTTCCCCCTTTTCAAGagggtttaaaaagaaaacgcaaaaacacattcaataaaatctttttGAGTGAAATCTCGCCAGCGGTTTATTTGCTGTCCCTTCGCCACACTGTACAAATGGATTTGTACGCACCATCTTACAAACATCGATTCAAACTGGTTTCATACaaagaaaactaacaaaaaatgctttttcttcCCCAACAGACGTACTGGAACAGAACACCATTAATACGTCAAACACAACTGGAAACTTAATGATCAATTTtctaaaatgaatgttttggcCATTTTAAAGGGTtggtcaaaaatatttttaaaaatagagtTCTAACTTTATAGAagaatttctttttgtttttaaacagaaatagaTGTCAGGCCCTGAAAAGATATTTGCACACAAAGCAAACATTTCCATGACTCAGACAGGTTTGTGTTTGATTTGGTCATCAGATTCAAACATGCTGAACTGGTGGATTAGGCGTTTAAATGGTGTTTCAACCTAAAGCATAGTTAACAAACAACATctgatcaaaaacaaaactttctaCATAACAGTTCTTACACTGGACCCAAGGTAACCACCTGCACAGCAACAAGGTGAAAATGTAGTTAGTGAACTGAGTGAATCTGAACTTCAGAGAATAGACAGGTCCCTCATCGGATCCAGTTCGCTGCTGCCCCTATgtggtgaaaaaacaaaaatcacttcTGTTTATTGCCTGTCCTTCGCTCAGGGGAAGTGGGAGCAGCTATTTCCTGAGTCCTGGAGACGTTGCCACCTTTGACCAACAAGGGGGGCGTCCACGGCTGCTTCACAGGGTAGAGTTCAAGAAGTCGAGAAGTTCTGCTCGATTTTTATCACGCTGTTATGCACAAAAGCAAAATGGAAATGTAATTAAATGAGAAACCTTAAAAAgtcttttggtttatttaaatgagaaaatagGATTacctgtttgtctttttttgacTTCTTTACTTTCATCTTTATCTTCTTCCCTGAAATCATGCTGTACTTGCCTTTGTCTCTGTCTTTTAAAtactaaaaagaaaatgacacaaATCAGGAAACGTTataaattaaaatcatgtagaAATGCAACTTATATTAAGTCTTAGAGAGTTAAAAGAGGAAAATTCGTGCCATTACAAAGTTTGAATTAATCAAATGTTCAATCGCTATCAACTATAAAGTGAATTTCATTGGTTTTGAAACTGTAACAATTTTAATCATGAAAAAAGGGTGAATAtagttgttttaatttaatatgaCTTTTGGGAGTGAATCAAGCTCCTTTTTTAGGTTGACTTAGACAGAAATACGTAGTTTTGTGAACAGAGTTCCTGCAATTTCTTCCATTTCAAAATTCAACACTTTTCCAACctcaaatttaaaaaagtctGTCTATCGTCTCTTTTCACATTCAAGTACAAAATATTCAGCTGGTTTGGATTTATTGTTTCGTGAAGCAACACAGCACTGGTTCAGCAATGTGATTTATTGGCTTCTGGATGAACTTAGATCTGCTCAAGTTAATAATATGCAAAACTCTGACCAATCAGATCTGGACTTGATTGTCTTATATCTATTGTAGTTTGTTCAAACAGCATGTGTGGCAGGTAATATCTTTAGAATAGAGCAGAGGTCAAGGATGTGCCGTCCAATCTGGACCCaacctgattttaaacatttatatattactcCATGTTGTCCAACAGTGTCTAACTTCACTTGCGCCGCATCTCGTGTTAATATGGTATAACCATGTGGAGCGTCTGGCCCAGGGCTGCACAGCATGCAAGTCAGACAATTTCAGTCAGGCCTGCAGCTGCTGCTACCCTAAccgcaaagcattttctcatttactatgtagatataaacattttattgttgccAGCTGTGCGTCTGACTTTTGAAAAGGTGTGACGGAGAGCTATGTAGGTCAgcgacattctggtccacactccaagccagctggCGGCAGTAATGCACCACATCGTTTTACACCAACCGccagaaaatgacaaagaagaagctatgcAGGTCCTTCAACGCGGGTTGCTAAGTTACTAGCTTGGGAGCTCACGCTTGCTCATAGTACAACGATTTGGTGCACAGATGAGTTTCAAAAACAGCGACCATACGAGTGTTCACTGAGTACAGTGGATtttgggaaaacacaaaaagcctttcactgactgggaaatgatcaaagtctgcatggaagctgtggcacAAACACTTTTAGATGGAAAAGAATTACAGCcacttaaggaaaaggttaagcaaattgCCCTGCCTGCCACAGgcacaacaaggagagcagaattaTACCAAGTTCACATACCCAGCTCGACTGAGCCATTCCAACTACTTAAATTGGATTGCTCTTTTCTGTTCggcatatgaataattgatcagtagtaaaaaaaaaaaaaaaaaaaactctactgttaattaaatgttaaataaagatgaaaaagtatttttgtctcttcatttaaaatgtttggacccCAAAGTGTTTGCATGAGGGAGGgagtggacctcctgctattttaatCGGGGACCTCTGGAATAGAGTCTGGAAAATAATAATAGGAACTCTGTGCGCCAAAAATATCAGCAAAAGGAACAAGGAAGGGAACCTTCAGGCAAATCGATTTGATTACGATTCAGAAGGCTAACGTGATTATAAATCGATTGATGACGTAACTGTTTTACTTCCACCACTGAGTCAAAACGtggaatatacaggggttggacaatgaataGACTATTTTTAAGTTCTAACACACACAAGTTCACTTTGGATGtgctaaaaaatataaatttgcaTCCTGGCTGAAAAAAAATAGATCCTGTCCTAATTCCCACTACATTTCCTGTGAACTTTTAAcagtgtcacattacaaccacaaccttaaatgtatttcaactacaggggttggacaatgaaactgaaacacctgtcattttagtgtgggaggtttcatggctaaattggaccagcctggtagccagtcttcattgattgcacattgcaccagtaagagcagagtgtgaaggttcaattagcagggtaagagcacagttttgctcaaaatattgaaatgcacacaacattatggtgacataccagagttcaaaagaggacaaattgttggtgcacgtcttgctggcgcatctgtaaccaagacagcaagtctttgtgatgtatcaagagccacggtatccagggtaatgtcagcataccaccaagaaggatgaaccacatccaacaggattaactgtggacgcaagaggaagctgtctgaaagggatgttcgggtgctaacccagattgtatccaaaaaacataaaaccacgacagaattaaatgtgcacctcaactctcctgtttccaccagaactgtccgtccggagctccacaaggtcaatatacacggccgggctgctatagccaaacctttggtcactcattccaatgccaaacgtcagtttcaatggtgcaaggagcgcaaatcttgggctgtggacaatgtgaaacatgtattgttctctgatgagtccacctttactgttttccccacatctgggagagttacggtgtggcgaagccccaaagaagcgtaccacccagactgttgcatgcccagagtgaagcatgggggtggatcagtgatggtttgggctgccatatcatggcattcccttggcccactACTTGTGCTAGaagggcgcgtcactgccaaggactaccgaaccattcttgaggaccatgtgcatccaatggttcaaacattgtatcctgaaggcggtgccgtgtatcaggatgacaatgcaccaatacacacagcaagactggtgaaagattggtttgatgaacatgaaagtgaagttgaacatctcccatggcctgcacagtcaccagatctaaatattattgagccactttggagtgttttggaggagcgagtcaggaaacgttttcctccaccagtatcacgtagtgacctggccactatcctgcaagaagaatggcttaaaatccctctgaccactgtgcaggacttgtatatgtcatccccaagatgaattgatgctgtattggctgcaaaaggaggccctacaccatactaatgaattattgtggtctaaatccaggtgtttcagtttcattgtccaacccctgtagttcttCTTGTTTCTTGTATCTCAAAAGATTTCCTTTCAATTTCTCACATCCTGCAAATATCCGACATGGATCTGGTccaaatgattttctttttgcatgTGATACTCACCATAAACTGGCAGAGTGCCGCACTTATTTGCTTCAGAAGTCTGCCTTCATCTATGACCTCAACATTAGGTCATAAATGAACATTAACAGAATCAAGTTATGATATTTGTTAATCGAGTCAGAACTGTCCAAAGCTCTATACattgaaaaatttattttgttctccgacctcttttttttttttttttttactggatttAGAGTTTAGACAAAAGACAGGTAAAGAAAATCTCATGAGAAATGGAGGAATGTTCTGCTACCTTAGAAATCTGAACAGGTCCCGATTTGTCCTCCCCTCCTTTTgctttcttgtcttttttaCGCTTTtgcttcttctctttcttcccTTTCTGTTGCAGAACCCAAGAAAAAtagctaaaaatatatttttgaaagaTAAAGAGGAAAgaattcaaaaagaaaacatgtttacattACTTTTTTGTGCTTCTCCTTTTTCCTTCTCTTGGACTGCTTTCTGGATTTACTGCGAGAGTCTGAAAACAGCAAGAAAACGATGCACTAAGACAAATATCATCTGATACAagcaaaaaaaacagcattcacGAAGAATGTATCAGACTACACAGTTTACTGAGTTTGTGGCATTCAAACAGCAGATtaactgaatgtttttgtttcttaaacCAGACTGCCTGCACTGTTATCTGCAACTGACAAGAttatatttgtgtgtttatgtgtcacAAACCTTTGTCTATCACATAGGATCCAAAACTGCAGTGATAACAACATTGTAATAAGTTATTAATCTGTAGGGATGTTTAACAACGGTGGATCCCTTCCGGCTACAGAAGACGGATGGCAAACTGTTCCCTTTTCTCTGTGGGCACACCATGTCCTCTACTATGCGTTGCATTGCAagagaagaagaacagattttgaccattcttttttttttctatttctggaTTTATTCCAAAATTAATTTGTATTAAATTTAttataaagtgaaaaaaaaactgatccaTTGAAGCCATGGGCATTTTTATACACACTTACCACTGCTGCTAGAGCTACTTCTGGTGCTGCTTGATGAATGCGATGAACTTGAAGAGCTGTGAGAactggaggaggaagaggagggtgaAGATGACGAGCTAGAAGATGACGAAGATGATCTGCTACGGCTTCGTTTCcgtttcttttttcctcttcctaaaaaaacaaacaaaaagacaccTGACTGTCAGATTCAAACTTCTAGATTGCTGAGTGAGTCTTGTGGCCTTTTTTAAGTACACATATTTACTGTAAATTTAAATTAAGCAGTTATATAAAACTGGAGGAAGAATATCTAATTTTAAGTCTTGACAAGTGTCATAAAATGGGTTATTTTCCACAACATATTTGTTGATAATCTAAACTGTACATTTAAATCTAAGGCTTGTTCAATGATCttgtaaaatgggagtttttacactatttcctccctgtgcaccaacgggtccgtttctctccaggtccaagacccaaccagtaaaaccagcaaagtatttaccttgtgaaataatgagaaatggttaagtataaaatcaagatttaatgccaaaatgatcagtgtacagagtatacaattgaacagatacagagtgacatacaccttcggtaccgggcccccctcttagggatgaaccgagaggagcaaagaatggagcatgagtcctgcttttatctatgccggttcttaaccctcctaaagggtgtcatcctcttgtatcagtttatccttgactatgtgttgcatcttatgtgatatcaacagttatgttgtgtaagctgtagcagtgagcggtgcggcagaTTAGCAACAaaggcagatatatttaattaggggcagcaaagagataattagaaaaggccacagaatcatacatccataacactGGGTTGCTCTGTGTTACTGCTTAAAGTCCTCTTCTTTTGGCTGCTCCCTTTAAAGGTTGCCACAGTGGATGATCTTCTTTTTTCTCAGACTTAACCATCCCTAAAAACCTCCTCTGACACATCAAACATCTGCATATACTCCTTCACGACATCCACGAAACTTCTCTGtggttttactgttttccttATTCTTGACAGCTCCTCGATCAACATCCTTTGTCCAATACATCAACAATCCCTCCAATGTACACTAGTGCATAATGTAAAGTACGAAGAGAAGACTCAAAGAAtcaagcccccccccccccccccccaagaaGCATCTCCTTTGACTTGGCTTATAATGAAAGCAGAAGTTGGGAAATGAAGTAAGTTAGCTTGTATCTCCATCTTCGGCATTACGGTGATAATGAAATGACAGAGAAGCTAACCTACCTCTGCTCCCTGACCTCGTCCTTTCATCTGTCCTGGATGAGGAGCTGGAAACCCTGCGTTCCGCTCTGGTTGactacaaacacaaagaaaatgtttattgttttatttgttattaaacTCTGTCACGTTTTCTTCCCATAATATTACATCTTACAAAATGAAACCGAGTGGAGTTCTAATTAGTGGtctaaaaatttgttttaacacGTAAAAATACGCAGATACGAGACTTTAATTCGTGAACTGCATTTGCAGTTATATTTACAGCAGTATAAGAGCTACGTTAGGCTAAAGCTAAAGCTAATGCTGTGCGGATGAAACAATAGTTCCTGTACTCACCATAACGACAAGATGCTACAGTCACCACATCATATATGTAACGACACCACAACTACTTGGAAAAAATGTCAAATGGATATTTATTTCCAGTTGTCACCGGCGAATTAGCAGCAGTTAGCCATCTTTGTACACATTTTTATCCCATGATGCACTGCAAATGGCTACGTTCAAAACAACAGGCGCCAGAGGGAAGTAGCACAGCGCCCCTAGGGGCGAATGGATGAAAACACAATCAATGGCGACCAAACGCGCAAGATTTTGTCAGATTGACATCTCTATTTCCTGATTTTCTAagataatattttattcatgaaAAGACATAAAACCAAAACGTTACTACTTTCTAAAGAGCAATTTGTTGCaacataaatgtttcagtttccGTTTCAGTAAAGTACAAAACGAAGTATgaaaaggaataaaataaaatattaaaactgctTAATAATCTTTAATTATCTaacgtcagtcagtcagtcattttctaccgcttattccataataggtcacgggggagctggtgactatctccagcagtctatgggcgagaggcggggtacaccctggacaggtcgccagtccatcgcagggcaacacacaaacaaccacacacacactcattcatacaactaagggcaatttagagtgagcAATTATAACCCAACaggccggagtacccggtgaaaacccacgcatgcacggggagaacatgcaaactccatgcagaaacaccccaggccaggaaccgaacccaggatcttcttgctgcaaggcaactgcaccaccatgcagcccctaaTTAACTAacgtaaataataaaataaaatatggacTGGATTGGATAAGTACATcagaatatatcttcaatgggAAACACCaacaaaggttattaaaattaCTGTAACATCagtaaataaatgcaaataaatgacCAGATAATCCTGTATAAGTCATTATTTGAAATTGTtcctttcatttaaatttttactatcagaatttaaaatttaaaataaattttaggagttcattaaaaaaaaaaaatccgttTCTTTCAGTCAGAGGGAATAAATAACCAATTCAGGTCCACAAACTTTCCCATTATTtgcataattatttaaattcttaGACTTGAAACTTTCTTGTTTCAAGAATtacttttacaatatttttttcttttacaccagttatttaatagttttatataaatattttggaaagcaAGAGTGACTGctaaatctttgtttttttaaataaaataaaacctcttTTGAACAATTCCAATTTCTATGAGATATTGCACTGCAGACATATGACCTGGACACAAAGAACTGTAATATATTTTTGGCCAAATAGTGGAGTTAAACAGGAAGTTGATGGATGTAACGAGAAagttagtcatttttattccaatcCCAGAGATGTATGGAAGAAAGTAGCACATCGACAGCATTAttgtagaaatgtttttttatatgacTGCATTAGTATATTGTACAAGTAGGAGCAAATGCCCAATGTATAGAAATCAGAAGCAACATATATTGTAATATCAGTGGCTTAAGGCATGACAGACAATTAAACAACGTTGCAAATGTTTGATAAATCCTCTTCGTAGTCAGTTTTATCAAGCCTTCAGTGTAACATTTTGAAGTACAAATAAAAAGCACTTCAAACAAAAGGAGAAGCTTTTATACTGTGAAAAAAA is a window from the Girardinichthys multiradiatus isolate DD_20200921_A chromosome 15, DD_fGirMul_XY1, whole genome shotgun sequence genome containing:
- the si:ch211-22i13.2 gene encoding pinin isoform X1 produces the protein MSTRAERRVSSSSSRTDERTRSGSRGRGKKKRKRSRSRSSSSSSSSSSSPSSSSSSSHSSSSSSHSSSSTRSSSSSSDSRSKSRKQSKRRKKEKHKKKGKKEKKQKRKKDKKAKGGEDKSGPVQISKYLKDRDKGKYSMISGKKIKMKVKKSKKDKQRDKNRAELLDFLNSTL
- the rd3 gene encoding protein RD3 — encoded protein: MASWFSLNEPYQRSPRRDPADVVTDTLMMELNWQQKEAERLQRERENEYRRLKTGVDYSWLASTPRSSFNISTGERLGLEDLCSKVPPSCCGLVILKFRDVIQANEPEVHEVSGHFRSVLLETLDQLKEEQETQRLARQWNNKRAMSMNFRSRIKINPFGSTTGLTTAVASGTGLSDLKTVSEDVEKGMEREERAQRVWSMPDFRYKGSSGSSRVV
- the si:ch211-22i13.2 gene encoding pinin isoform X2, yielding MSTRAERRVSSSSSRTDERTRSGSRGRGKKKRKRSRSRSSSSSSSSSSSPSSSSSSSHSSSSSSHSSSSTRSSSSSSDSRSKSRKQSKRRKKEKHKKYLKDRDKGKYSMISGKKIKMKVKKSKKDKQRDKNRAELLDFLNSTL